The following coding sequences lie in one Pseudomonas sp. B33.4 genomic window:
- the pheA gene encoding prephenate dehydratase — translation MSEQELKALRVRIDALDTKVMELISERARCAQEVARVKMASLAEGEVPVFYRPEREAQVLKRVMERNQGPLGNEEMARLFREIMSSCLALEQPLKVAYLGPEGTFTQAAAMKHFGHAVISKPMAAIDEVFREVAAGAVNFGVVPVENSTEGAVNHTLDSFLEHDMVICGEVELRIHHHLLVGENTKTDSISRIYSHAQSLAQCRKWLDAHYPNVERVAVSSNAEAAKRVKGEWNSAAIAGDMAAGLYGLTRLAEKIEDRPDNSTRFLMIGNQEVPPTGDDKTSIIVSMSNKPGALHELLVPFHDNGIDLTRIETRPSRSGKWTYVFFIDFVGHHRDPLIKGVLEKISQEAVALKVLGSYPKAVL, via the coding sequence ATGTCCGAGCAAGAACTCAAGGCACTGCGCGTTCGCATTGACGCTCTGGACACCAAAGTCATGGAGCTGATCAGTGAGCGTGCGCGTTGCGCTCAGGAAGTCGCGCGAGTAAAGATGGCCTCGCTGGCCGAAGGCGAAGTGCCGGTGTTCTATCGTCCCGAGCGTGAAGCTCAGGTGCTCAAGCGTGTCATGGAGCGCAATCAGGGGCCGCTGGGCAACGAAGAGATGGCGCGGTTGTTCCGCGAAATCATGTCGTCGTGCCTGGCGCTGGAGCAGCCGCTGAAAGTAGCTTACCTCGGCCCTGAGGGCACCTTCACCCAAGCCGCAGCGATGAAGCACTTCGGCCACGCCGTCATCAGCAAGCCGATGGCGGCGATCGACGAAGTGTTCCGTGAAGTGGCAGCCGGTGCGGTGAATTTTGGCGTGGTGCCGGTGGAAAACTCCACCGAAGGCGCGGTCAACCACACGCTGGACAGCTTCCTCGAACACGACATGGTCATCTGTGGCGAAGTCGAGCTGCGCATTCACCATCACCTGTTGGTCGGTGAAAACACCAAGACCGACAGCATCAGCCGTATCTATTCCCACGCGCAGTCGCTGGCCCAGTGCCGCAAGTGGCTGGACGCGCATTACCCGAATGTCGAGCGCGTGGCGGTGTCGAGCAACGCCGAAGCGGCCAAGCGGGTTAAAGGTGAGTGGAACTCGGCGGCGATTGCCGGCGACATGGCGGCCGGTCTGTATGGCCTGACGCGTCTGGCGGAGAAAATCGAAGACCGTCCGGACAACTCGACGCGCTTCCTGATGATCGGTAACCAGGAAGTGCCGCCGACCGGCGACGACAAGACCTCGATCATCGTGTCGATGAGCAACAAACCCGGCGCGCTCCACGAGCTGCTGGTGCCGTTCCACGACAACGGGATCGACCTGACCCGTATCGAAACCCGTCCGTCGCGCAGCGGCAAATGGACGTATGTGTTTTTCATCGACTTCGTCGGCCATCACCGTGATCCGTTGATCAAAGGTGTATTGGAAAAGATCAGTCAGGAAGCAGTAGCACTCAAAGTGCTGGGTTCCTACCCGAAAGCAGTTCTCTAA
- the serC gene encoding 3-phosphoserine/phosphohydroxythreonine transaminase produces the protein MSKRAYNFCAGPAALPEAVLQRAQGELLDWHGKGLSVMEMSHRSDEFVSIATQAEQDLRDLLNIPSNYKVLFLQGGASQQFAQIPLNLLPEGGSADYIDTGIWSQKAIEEASRYGHVNVAATAKPYDYFAIPGQNEWKLSKDAAYVHYAPNETIGGLEFQWIPEVGDVPLVADMSSDILSRPVDISRFGMIYAGAQKNIGPSGIVVNIIREDLLGKARSLCPTMLDYKVAADNGSMYNTPPTLAWYLSGLVFQWLKEQGGVEAIAKLNDVKQRTLYDFIDASGLYSNPINKSDRSWMNVPFRLADDRLDKPFLVGAEERGLLNLKGHRSVGGMRASIYNAVDITAVNALVAYMAEFEKEHG, from the coding sequence GTGAGCAAGCGAGCCTATAACTTCTGCGCCGGTCCTGCGGCGCTTCCTGAAGCTGTCCTGCAGCGCGCCCAGGGTGAACTCCTTGATTGGCACGGCAAGGGTCTGTCGGTCATGGAAATGAGCCATCGCAGTGATGAGTTCGTGTCCATCGCCACCCAGGCCGAGCAGGATCTGCGTGACCTGCTGAATATCCCGTCGAACTACAAAGTGCTGTTTCTGCAAGGTGGCGCCAGCCAGCAGTTCGCGCAGATCCCACTGAACCTGCTGCCTGAAGGCGGTTCTGCCGACTATATCGACACCGGTATCTGGTCGCAGAAAGCCATTGAAGAAGCTTCGCGCTACGGTCACGTCAACGTTGCCGCCACCGCCAAGCCTTACGACTATTTCGCCATTCCTGGCCAGAACGAGTGGAAGCTGTCGAAAGACGCCGCTTACGTGCACTACGCGCCGAACGAAACCATCGGTGGTCTGGAATTCCAGTGGATTCCGGAAGTCGGTGATGTGCCGCTGGTAGCTGACATGTCTTCGGACATCCTCTCGCGTCCGGTCGACATCTCGCGTTTCGGCATGATCTACGCCGGCGCGCAGAAAAACATCGGCCCGAGCGGTATTGTCGTCAACATCATTCGTGAAGACCTGCTCGGCAAGGCGCGCTCGCTGTGCCCGACCATGCTCGATTACAAGGTCGCAGCCGATAACGGTTCGATGTACAACACCCCGCCGACTTTGGCCTGGTACTTGTCCGGTCTGGTATTCCAGTGGCTGAAAGAGCAGGGCGGCGTTGAAGCGATCGCCAAGCTCAACGACGTCAAGCAGCGCACGCTGTACGACTTCATTGATGCCAGCGGCCTCTACAGCAACCCGATCAACAAATCGGATCGCTCGTGGATGAACGTGCCGTTCCGTCTGGCTGACGATCGTCTGGACAAGCCTTTCCTGGTCGGTGCCGAAGAGCGCGGTCTGCTCAACCTCAAGGGCCACCGCTCCGTGGGCGGCATGCGCGCTTCCATCTACAACGCCGTCGACATCACTGCGGTCAACGCGCTGGTGGCCTACATGGCTGAATTCGAGAAGGAACACGGCTGA
- the gyrA gene encoding DNA gyrase subunit A, protein MGELAKEILPVNIEDELKQSYLDYAMSVIVGRALPDARDGLKPVHRRVLFAMSELGNDFNKPYKKSARVVGDVIGKYHPHGDTAVYDTIVRMAQPFSLRYLLVDGQGNFGSVDGDNAAAMRYTEVRMTKLAHELLADLHKETVDWVPNYDGTEMIPAVMPTRIPNLLVNGSSGIAVGMATNIPPHNLGEVIDGCLALIDNPELTVDELMQYIPGPDFPTAAIINGRAGIIEAYRTGRGRIYMRARSIIEDIDKVGGRQQIVITELPYQLNKARLIEKIAELVKEKKLEGITELRDESDKDGMRVVIELRRGEVPEVILNNLYAQTQLQSVFGINIVALIDGRPRILNLKDLLEAFVRHRREVVTRRTVFELRKARERGHILEGQAVALSNIDPVIALIKASPTPSEAKEALVSTPWESSAVVAMVERAGADSCRPENLDPQYGLREGKYFLSPEQAQAILELRLHRLTGLEHEKLLAEYQEILNQIGELIRILNSAVRLMEVIREELEVIRAEYGDQRRTEILDARLDLTLGDMIPEEERVVTISHGGYAKTQPLAAYQAQRRGGKGKSATGVKDEDYIAHLLVANSHTTLLLFSSKGKVYWLKTYEIPEASRAARGRPLVNLLPLSEGEYITTMLPVDLEAMKRQADEEEAEGVEADVEDIENSNETDEERRARIKAADRKKAPFIFMSTANGTVKKTPLVAFSRQRSVGLIALELDEGDILISAAITDGEQEIMLFSDGGKVTRFKESEVRAMGRTARGVRGMRLPEGQKLISMLIPEEGSEILTASERGYGKRTAITEFPEYKRGGQGVIAMVSNERNGRLVGAVQVQDGEEIMLISDQGTLVRTRVDEVSSLGRNTQGVTLIKLAKDETLVGLERVQEPSEIEGEELEGEEGEEFEGSVVIDDAGEDQQLDAAADEEPQE, encoded by the coding sequence ATGGGCGAACTGGCCAAAGAAATCCTCCCGGTCAATATCGAAGACGAGCTGAAACAGTCCTACCTCGACTACGCGATGAGCGTGATCGTCGGCCGTGCACTGCCGGATGCGCGCGATGGCCTCAAGCCCGTGCACCGTCGCGTACTGTTCGCGATGAGCGAGCTGGGCAACGACTTCAACAAGCCGTACAAGAAATCTGCCCGTGTTGTCGGCGACGTGATCGGTAAGTATCACCCGCACGGTGATACTGCGGTGTACGACACCATCGTTCGTATGGCCCAGCCTTTCTCCCTGCGCTACCTGCTGGTAGACGGTCAGGGCAACTTCGGTTCGGTCGACGGCGACAACGCTGCGGCGATGCGATACACCGAAGTGCGCATGACCAAGCTGGCGCACGAGCTGCTGGCTGACCTGCACAAGGAAACCGTGGACTGGGTGCCGAACTACGACGGCACCGAAATGATCCCGGCGGTCATGCCGACGCGCATCCCGAACCTGCTGGTCAACGGCTCCAGCGGTATCGCCGTGGGCATGGCGACCAACATCCCGCCGCACAACCTCGGTGAAGTCATCGACGGTTGCCTGGCGCTCATCGACAACCCTGAGCTGACCGTCGATGAACTGATGCAATACATCCCCGGTCCGGACTTCCCGACCGCTGCGATCATCAACGGTCGTGCCGGCATCATCGAAGCCTACCGCACCGGTCGCGGCCGTATTTACATGCGTGCCCGCTCGATCATCGAAGACATCGACAAGGTCGGTGGCCGTCAGCAGATCGTTATTACCGAGCTCCCTTACCAGTTGAACAAGGCGCGTCTGATCGAGAAGATCGCCGAGCTGGTCAAAGAGAAGAAGCTGGAAGGCATCACCGAACTGCGCGACGAGTCCGACAAGGACGGTATGCGCGTCGTGATCGAACTGCGTCGCGGCGAAGTGCCTGAGGTGATCCTCAACAACCTCTACGCCCAGACCCAGTTGCAATCGGTATTCGGCATCAACATCGTTGCGCTGATCGACGGCCGTCCACGCATCCTGAACCTCAAGGATCTGCTGGAAGCTTTCGTCCGTCACCGTCGCGAAGTGGTTACCCGTCGTACTGTGTTCGAACTGCGCAAGGCGCGTGAGCGTGGTCACATCCTTGAAGGCCAGGCCGTTGCCCTGTCGAACATCGACCCGGTTATCGCGCTGATCAAGGCCTCGCCGACGCCGTCGGAAGCAAAAGAAGCGCTGGTCAGCACGCCGTGGGAATCTTCGGCGGTGGTGGCGATGGTGGAGCGTGCCGGTGCCGATTCGTGCCGTCCGGAAAACCTCGATCCACAATACGGTCTGCGCGAAGGCAAGTACTTCCTGTCGCCAGAACAGGCGCAAGCCATTCTGGAACTGCGTCTGCACCGTCTGACCGGTCTGGAACACGAAAAGCTGCTGGCCGAGTATCAAGAGATTCTCAACCAGATCGGCGAGCTGATCCGCATCCTCAACAGCGCCGTGCGCCTGATGGAAGTGATCCGCGAAGAGCTGGAAGTGATCCGCGCCGAATACGGCGACCAGCGTCGCACCGAGATTCTCGATGCCCGTCTCGATCTGACCCTGGGTGACATGATCCCGGAAGAAGAGCGCGTCGTGACCATCTCCCACGGTGGCTACGCCAAGACCCAGCCATTGGCTGCGTACCAGGCTCAGCGTCGTGGCGGTAAAGGCAAATCGGCTACTGGCGTCAAGGATGAGGACTACATCGCTCACCTGCTGGTTGCCAACAGCCACACCACGCTGCTGCTGTTCTCCAGCAAGGGCAAGGTGTACTGGCTCAAGACCTACGAGATTCCGGAAGCGTCCCGCGCTGCCCGTGGTCGTCCGCTGGTCAACCTGCTGCCGTTGAGCGAAGGCGAATACATCACCACCATGCTGCCGGTCGATCTCGAAGCCATGAAGCGTCAGGCTGACGAAGAAGAAGCCGAAGGCGTCGAGGCAGATGTAGAAGACATCGAAAACAGCAACGAGACCGACGAAGAGCGTCGTGCCCGTATCAAGGCTGCTGACCGCAAGAAAGCCCCGTTCATCTTCATGTCGACCGCCAACGGTACTGTGAAGAAGACTCCGCTGGTGGCCTTCAGCCGTCAGCGCAGCGTCGGTCTGATCGCGCTGGAGCTGGACGAAGGCGACATCCTGATCTCCGCCGCCATCACTGATGGCGAGCAGGAAATCATGCTGTTCTCCGACGGCGGCAAAGTGACACGCTTCAAGGAATCCGAAGTTCGCGCCATGGGCCGTACCGCCCGCGGTGTGCGTGGTATGCGTCTGCCGGAAGGGCAGAAACTGATTTCCATGCTGATTCCGGAAGAAGGCAGCGAGATCCTCACGGCCTCCGAACGCGGCTACGGCAAGCGTACGGCGATCACCGAGTTCCCTGAATACAAGCGTGGCGGTCAGGGCGTTATCGCCATGGTCAGCAACGAGCGTAACGGCCGTCTGGTCGGCGCGGTTCAGGTGCAGGACGGTGAAGAAATCATGCTGATCTCCGATCAGGGCACTCTGGTGCGTACCCGTGTCGACGAAGTGTCGAGCCTGGGCCGTAACACTCAAGGTGTCACGCTGATCAAGCTGGCCAAGGATGAAACCCTGGTCGGGCTGGAGCGGGTTCAGGAGCCTTCGGAAATTGAAGGTGAAGAGCTCGAAGGTGAGGAGGGCGAGGAATTCGAAGGCAGCGTCGTGATCGACGACGCTGGCGAAGACCAGCAACTCGACGCCGCAGCAGACGAAGAACCGCAAGAATAA
- the mtnA gene encoding S-methyl-5-thioribose-1-phosphate isomerase: MRDRLLAAEKVKAIDWRDGALHLLDQRILPFEETWIAYTSAAGVAEAIRSMVVRGAPAIGISAAYGIVLAARARIAEGGDWYAALEEDFALLADSRPTAVNLFWALGRMHDRLDRLKENADPLAALEAEAIAIHESDREANLTMAQLGVDLIRKHQGNAQAILTHCNTGALATGGFGTALGVIRAAFIEGMVERVYADETRPWLQGSRLTAWELANEGIPVTLNADSAAAHIMKTKGVTWVIVGADRITANGDVANKIGTYQLAVNAMHHGVRFMVVAPSSTIDMNLASGDDIPIEERDGAELLEVGGKRVGADVDAFNPVFDVTPADLIDAIVTEKGIVERPDTAKMAQLMCRKRLH; encoded by the coding sequence ATGCGCGATCGACTGTTGGCTGCGGAAAAAGTGAAGGCCATCGATTGGCGTGACGGCGCGCTGCACCTGCTGGATCAGCGTATTTTGCCGTTCGAGGAAACCTGGATCGCCTACACCAGCGCCGCTGGCGTGGCTGAAGCGATTCGCTCGATGGTGGTGCGCGGCGCGCCGGCCATTGGCATCAGTGCGGCGTATGGCATTGTCCTCGCGGCCCGTGCGCGGATCGCCGAAGGTGGCGACTGGTATGCGGCACTGGAAGAGGATTTCGCCTTGCTGGCCGATTCCCGTCCGACGGCGGTCAATCTGTTCTGGGCGCTCGGCCGTATGCACGATCGCCTCGATCGCTTGAAAGAGAATGCCGATCCGCTGGCGGCACTGGAAGCAGAAGCCATCGCCATCCACGAAAGCGATCGTGAAGCCAACCTGACCATGGCCCAGCTCGGCGTTGATCTGATCCGCAAGCATCAGGGCAATGCCCAGGCAATTCTGACCCATTGCAATACCGGCGCGCTGGCCACCGGCGGATTCGGCACCGCACTGGGGGTGATTCGTGCGGCGTTTATTGAAGGTATGGTCGAGCGCGTTTACGCCGACGAAACCCGTCCGTGGCTGCAAGGCTCGCGTCTGACCGCGTGGGAGTTGGCCAACGAAGGCATCCCGGTAACGCTCAATGCTGACTCCGCCGCCGCGCACATCATGAAAACCAAAGGCGTGACCTGGGTGATCGTCGGTGCAGACCGAATCACCGCCAACGGCGACGTGGCGAACAAGATCGGCACCTATCAACTGGCGGTCAACGCCATGCACCACGGCGTGCGCTTCATGGTGGTGGCGCCAAGTTCGACCATCGACATGAACCTGGCCAGCGGTGACGATATCCCGATCGAAGAGCGTGACGGCGCCGAGCTGCTCGAAGTCGGCGGCAAGCGCGTTGGTGCGGATGTTGATGCGTTCAACCCGGTGTTTGACGTGACCCCGGCGGATCTGATCGACGCGATCGTCACCGAAAAGGGTATCGTCGAGCGCCCGGACACCGCGAAAATGGCCCAGTTGATGTGCCGCAAGCGCCTGCATTGA
- a CDS encoding TRZ/ATZ family hydrolase, with protein MPKPAIALDLLLLPTWLVPVEPAGVVLKEHGLGIRDGRIVFIGPRAEALKCNATEVRELPDVLLAPGLINAHGHAAMTLFRGLADDLPLMTWLENHIWPAEAKWVSEDFVRDGTDLAIAEQIKGGITCFSDMYFFPKVASERVHNSGIRAQIAIPILDFPIPGAANADEAIRQGVELFGDLKHHDRIKITFGPHAPYTVGDENLEKIRVIAEELDAAIHMHVHETAFEVQQALEQHGERPLARLGRLGLLGPRFQAVHMTQISDDDLALLVESNTSVIHCPESNLKLASGFCPVERLWQAGVNVAVGTDGAASNNDLDLLGETRTAALLAKAVAGSATALDAHRALRMATLNGARALGIESQVGSLEIGKAADIVAFDLSGLAQQPVYDPVSQLIYATGRDCVKHLWVAGKQLLDDRRLTRLDEEQLGATARAWGQRISGHTES; from the coding sequence ATGCCGAAACCTGCCATTGCGCTCGACTTATTATTGCTGCCGACCTGGCTGGTACCCGTCGAACCTGCAGGCGTTGTGCTCAAGGAGCACGGTCTGGGCATCCGCGACGGTCGCATCGTGTTTATCGGCCCGCGCGCCGAAGCATTGAAGTGTAACGCCACTGAAGTGCGCGAATTGCCGGATGTGTTGCTTGCTCCGGGCCTGATCAACGCTCATGGCCACGCGGCGATGACGCTGTTCCGTGGTCTGGCCGATGATCTGCCGCTGATGACCTGGCTGGAAAACCACATCTGGCCGGCCGAAGCGAAATGGGTCAGCGAAGATTTCGTGCGTGACGGCACCGATCTGGCCATTGCCGAGCAGATCAAGGGTGGCATCACCTGTTTTTCGGACATGTATTTCTTCCCGAAAGTCGCCAGTGAACGCGTGCACAACAGCGGCATTCGCGCGCAGATCGCGATTCCGATCCTCGATTTCCCGATTCCAGGCGCCGCGAACGCCGATGAAGCCATTCGTCAGGGCGTCGAGCTGTTCGGCGACCTGAAGCATCACGATCGCATCAAGATCACGTTCGGCCCTCATGCACCGTACACCGTCGGCGACGAGAACCTCGAGAAAATCCGCGTGATTGCCGAGGAACTGGACGCGGCGATCCACATGCATGTCCACGAAACGGCGTTCGAAGTCCAGCAAGCGCTGGAGCAACATGGCGAACGCCCGCTCGCTCGCCTCGGTCGCCTGGGCCTGCTCGGCCCGCGCTTCCAGGCCGTGCACATGACCCAGATCAGCGATGACGACCTGGCGTTGCTGGTAGAAAGCAACACCAGCGTGATCCATTGCCCGGAATCGAACCTCAAACTGGCCAGCGGTTTCTGCCCGGTCGAGCGTTTGTGGCAGGCTGGCGTGAATGTCGCGGTCGGCACCGATGGCGCCGCCAGCAATAACGATCTGGATCTGCTCGGCGAAACCCGCACTGCCGCCCTGCTGGCCAAAGCCGTCGCCGGCTCGGCCACGGCGCTGGACGCCCACCGCGCACTGCGCATGGCCACGCTCAATGGCGCGCGGGCGCTAGGGATCGAATCTCAAGTCGGCTCGCTGGAAATCGGCAAAGCTGCCGACATCGTCGCTTTCGATCTGTCTGGCCTGGCCCAGCAACCGGTGTATGACCCGGTTTCGCAGCTTATATACGCCACCGGTCGCGATTGCGTGAAACACCTGTGGGTTGCCGGAAAACAACTGCTCGACGACCGGCGTCTGACCCGACTCGACGAAGAACAATTGGGCGCCACCGCCCGGGCCTGGGGCCAGCGCATCAGCGGCCACACCGAATCGTAA
- the ubiG gene encoding bifunctional 2-polyprenyl-6-hydroxyphenol methylase/3-demethylubiquinol 3-O-methyltransferase UbiG, producing the protein MSNVDHAEIAKFEALAHRWWDRESEFKPLHDINPLRVNWIDERVNLAGKKVLDVGCGGGILSEAMAQRGATVMGIDMGEAPLAVAQLHQLESGVNVEYRQITAEDLAEEMPEQFDVVTCLEMLEHVPDPSSVIRACFRMVKPGGQVFFSTINRNPKAYLFAIIGAEYIMKLLPRGTHDFKKFIRPSELGAWSRMAGLTVKDIIGLTYNPLTKHYKLANDVDVNYMIQTLREE; encoded by the coding sequence ATGAGTAACGTCGACCACGCCGAAATCGCCAAATTCGAAGCCTTGGCCCATCGCTGGTGGGACCGCGAAAGCGAATTCAAACCGCTGCACGACATCAACCCGCTGCGGGTCAACTGGATTGACGAACGGGTCAATCTGGCCGGCAAGAAGGTCCTCGACGTCGGTTGCGGCGGCGGCATTCTCAGCGAAGCCATGGCGCAACGCGGCGCCACTGTGATGGGCATCGACATGGGCGAAGCGCCGCTGGCGGTCGCGCAATTGCATCAGCTGGAATCCGGCGTCAACGTCGAATACCGCCAAATCACCGCCGAAGACCTCGCTGAAGAAATGCCTGAGCAGTTCGACGTAGTGACCTGCCTCGAGATGCTCGAGCACGTGCCTGATCCATCGTCAGTCATTCGCGCCTGCTTCCGCATGGTCAAGCCCGGCGGCCAGGTATTCTTCTCGACCATCAACCGCAACCCGAAGGCGTACCTGTTCGCCATCATCGGCGCTGAATACATCATGAAGCTGTTGCCGCGCGGCACCCACGACTTCAAGAAATTCATCCGCCCGTCCGAGCTCGGTGCCTGGAGCCGCATGGCCGGCCTGACCGTCAAGGACATCATCGGCCTGACCTACAACCCGCTGACCAAGCACTACAAGCTGGCCAACGACGTTGACGTCAACTACATGATCCAGACCCTGCGCGAGGAATAA
- the mupP gene encoding N-acetylmuramic acid 6-phosphate phosphatase MupP, with product MAIRAVLFDMDGTLLDTAPDFIAICQAMRADRGLPPINDKHIRDEISGGAKAMVAVTFSMDPESPGFEELRLEFLERYLVGCAVHSKLFDGMGELLADIEKANLIWGVVTNKPLRFAEPIMQQLGLAERSALLICPDHVKNSKPDPEPLILACKMLDLDPATVLFVGDDLRDIESGRDAGTKTAAVTFGYIHPDDNPRHWGADVVVDHPSELRKVLDSALCSC from the coding sequence ATGGCCATCAGAGCAGTTCTCTTCGACATGGACGGCACCCTGCTCGACACGGCGCCGGACTTTATCGCCATTTGCCAGGCAATGCGCGCCGATCGCGGCCTGCCGCCGATCAACGACAAGCACATTCGCGACGAGATCTCCGGTGGCGCCAAAGCCATGGTCGCGGTGACGTTTTCGATGGACCCGGAATCGCCGGGTTTCGAGGAACTGCGTCTGGAGTTCCTTGAGCGCTATCTGGTCGGCTGCGCGGTGCACAGCAAGTTGTTCGACGGCATGGGCGAATTGCTCGCCGACATCGAGAAGGCCAACCTGATCTGGGGCGTGGTCACCAACAAGCCGTTGCGTTTCGCTGAGCCGATCATGCAACAGCTGGGGCTGGCCGAGCGCTCGGCACTGCTGATCTGCCCGGATCATGTGAAGAACAGCAAGCCGGATCCGGAGCCGTTGATCCTTGCGTGCAAGATGCTTGATCTGGATCCGGCGACAGTTCTGTTTGTCGGCGATGATCTGCGTGATATCGAATCGGGCCGCGATGCCGGTACGAAAACCGCGGCGGTGACGTTTGGCTATATCCACCCGGACGACAATCCGCGGCATTGGGGCGCGGATGTGGTGGTGGATCACCCGTCGGAGTTGCGCAAGGTGCTCGATAGCGCGCTTTGCAGTTGCTGA
- a CDS encoding YciK family oxidoreductase — MFDYSARPELLKDRVILVTGAGRGIGAAAAKTYAAHGATVLLLGKTEANLTQVYDEIEAAGHPQPAVIPFNLETALPHQYDELAAMIETEFGHLDGLLHNASIIGPRTPIEQLSGENFMRVMQVNVNAMFMLTSTLLPLLKLSQDASVVFTSSSVGRKGRAYWGAYGVSKFATEGLMQTLADEVDGVAPVRSNSINPGGTRTSMRAQAYPGENPLNNPTPEEIMPVYLYLMGPDSTGINGQAFNAQ, encoded by the coding sequence ATGTTTGATTATTCCGCTCGGCCCGAATTGCTCAAGGATCGGGTCATTCTGGTCACCGGCGCCGGTCGTGGCATCGGTGCGGCGGCGGCGAAAACCTACGCCGCCCATGGCGCTACCGTGCTGCTGCTGGGCAAGACCGAAGCCAATCTGACTCAGGTCTATGACGAGATCGAGGCGGCTGGCCACCCACAACCGGCGGTGATTCCGTTCAACCTCGAAACCGCCCTGCCCCATCAATACGATGAGCTTGCGGCAATGATCGAAACCGAGTTTGGCCACCTCGACGGCTTGCTGCACAACGCCTCGATTATTGGTCCGCGCACGCCGATCGAGCAGTTGTCTGGCGAGAACTTCATGCGCGTCATGCAGGTCAACGTCAACGCCATGTTCATGCTGACCAGTACCCTGCTGCCGCTGCTCAAGCTGTCTCAGGATGCGTCGGTGGTGTTCACTTCCAGCAGCGTCGGGCGTAAGGGCCGTGCTTACTGGGGCGCTTATGGCGTGTCGAAATTCGCCACTGAAGGCTTGATGCAAACCCTGGCCGATGAAGTCGACGGCGTAGCGCCGGTACGCTCCAACAGCATCAACCCGGGCGGCACACGCACCAGCATGCGCGCGCAGGCCTATCCGGGGGAAAACCCGCTGAACAATCCGACGCCCGAGGAGATCATGCCGGTCTACCTGTACCTGATGGGCCCGGACAGTACCGGGATCAATGGCCAGGCATTCAACGCGCAATAA
- a CDS encoding GGDEF domain-containing protein, producing MKSPSQTNAIDFDSAKLQRLGFGQLPPLLERPASLAQLRQQMSLQLQTSLEPQRILGLFFREVQRLVPLDALSYVHQGSDLRLEFGSRGHHSISYSLSHEGEHMGELVFRRNQRFNDKEQGQLESLLSSLLYPMRNALLYREATQSALRDPLTGAGNRIAMEQTLQREIEMSRRHLQPLSLLMLDIDHFKRVNDSHGHSAGDDVLKAIAATIKAQLRNVDMVFRYGGEEFLILLSNTSREAAAMVGERLRYAAQAAEYYADGQLIELTVSLGCSTLLPGESADSLLRRADSALYVAKREGRNRLAMAG from the coding sequence ATGAAATCACCCTCCCAGACCAATGCAATTGACTTTGACAGTGCCAAATTGCAACGCCTGGGCTTTGGTCAACTGCCTCCCCTTCTGGAGCGACCGGCCAGTCTTGCGCAATTGCGCCAGCAAATGAGCCTGCAACTGCAAACCAGCCTTGAACCGCAACGCATCCTCGGTCTGTTTTTCCGCGAAGTTCAGCGCCTCGTGCCGCTGGACGCGCTCAGCTACGTGCATCAGGGTAGCGATTTGCGCCTGGAGTTCGGCAGCCGCGGCCACCATTCGATCAGCTACAGCCTGAGCCACGAAGGTGAGCACATGGGCGAACTGGTGTTCCGTCGCAATCAGCGCTTCAACGACAAGGAACAAGGCCAGCTCGAATCACTGCTGTCATCCTTGCTGTACCCGATGCGCAACGCCCTGCTCTATCGCGAGGCGACGCAGAGCGCTCTGCGCGATCCGCTGACCGGCGCCGGTAACCGCATTGCCATGGAGCAGACCCTGCAACGGGAAATCGAGATGTCCCGTCGGCACCTGCAACCGCTGTCGCTGCTGATGCTCGATATCGACCACTTCAAACGGGTCAACGACAGCCACGGCCACAGCGCCGGCGATGACGTACTCAAAGCGATCGCGGCGACGATCAAGGCCCAGTTGCGCAATGTCGACATGGTGTTTCGTTATGGCGGGGAAGAGTTTTTGATCCTGCTGTCCAACACCAGCCGCGAAGCGGCGGCCATGGTCGGCGAACGTCTGCGTTATGCAGCTCAGGCGGCCGAGTATTACGCCGATGGGCAGTTGATCGAGCTGACCGTGAGTCTGGGATGCTCGACGTTGTTGCCGGGCGAATCGGCCGACAGCTTGCTGCGTCGGGCCGACAGTGCGTTGTATGTGGCCAAGCGTGAAGGTCGCAATCGCTTGGCGATGGCAGGCTAA